In Croceicoccus sp. Ery15, a genomic segment contains:
- a CDS encoding pilus assembly protein TadG-related protein: protein MAKRMQGSIRRFASDESGAVAGIYAVALIGLIAIGGVGFDYARMAGMDSELQNAADQAALAAATQLDGQNEACSRADEAAIGLLTNITLLSNDGSGNLVTVNAGEAAATGSDQCGDRTYIAFYSAYDNPGSFTVSGSDETSKIVKVTVDTRTARYAFTPIVGAIFSTMSARAVASLGSSVCNTPPVMICNPAESTDPNFDGLYKGKGVRLVSVGGGGGGWVPGNFGYLRTGNGNGANALRAALGWNTPPGECIETTGVDTKPGANTSVTDAINTRFDIYDQGQNCPSGGVCSPSVNAVKDLIKKNGTTGNACSLGSQGWDLAPEADQYLPASVTPLTSGSTMPKVMGYPRDICHAVADSTGGHCTSPVGTGTWDRNAYFKVNYPSWGWGTWPANTGLPSNASRYDVYRWEMDNAGNSVVGETVLGSRYVTGNGNNARYSHGAAQCATPVTPGGLVADRRKITVAVINCVAEGVNGSSTNVPVTKWIDAFLVEPSVNRPRTHQGDVYIEIVDVTKLGGGGEVGQAVRKDKPYLIE from the coding sequence GTGGCGAAAAGGATGCAGGGGAGTATTCGCAGATTCGCAAGCGATGAGAGCGGCGCGGTAGCCGGCATTTACGCTGTCGCGCTGATCGGGCTGATCGCTATTGGCGGCGTGGGTTTCGATTATGCGCGCATGGCGGGCATGGATTCCGAACTGCAAAACGCGGCGGATCAGGCGGCCCTTGCGGCGGCGACGCAGCTGGATGGTCAGAACGAAGCATGCTCAAGGGCCGATGAAGCTGCTATCGGCCTCCTGACCAATATCACTCTTTTGTCGAACGACGGATCCGGCAATCTGGTGACCGTTAATGCGGGTGAGGCGGCGGCGACTGGCAGCGATCAATGTGGCGACCGCACGTACATCGCTTTTTACAGCGCATATGATAATCCAGGATCCTTCACGGTTTCCGGGTCGGATGAAACCAGCAAGATAGTGAAGGTTACTGTCGATACACGCACGGCGCGTTACGCATTCACGCCCATAGTCGGCGCAATCTTCTCAACCATGTCTGCAAGGGCAGTAGCCAGTCTGGGCTCGTCCGTCTGCAACACGCCGCCCGTTATGATCTGCAATCCGGCGGAAAGCACCGATCCGAATTTTGACGGTCTTTACAAGGGAAAAGGTGTGCGTCTCGTTTCCGTCGGCGGCGGGGGAGGCGGCTGGGTGCCGGGTAACTTCGGATATTTAAGGACCGGCAACGGCAATGGCGCGAATGCCTTGCGGGCCGCATTGGGCTGGAACACGCCGCCCGGCGAATGCATCGAGACGACGGGGGTGGATACCAAGCCCGGGGCGAACACTTCGGTTACCGATGCGATCAATACGCGATTCGATATCTATGATCAGGGGCAGAATTGTCCAAGCGGCGGGGTATGTTCGCCGTCGGTAAACGCAGTGAAAGACCTGATCAAAAAGAATGGCACGACAGGAAACGCCTGTTCGCTGGGTTCGCAGGGTTGGGATCTAGCGCCCGAAGCGGATCAGTATCTGCCCGCGTCGGTTACTCCTTTGACGTCCGGATCGACCATGCCGAAGGTGATGGGGTATCCCCGCGACATTTGCCATGCGGTGGCAGATTCAACCGGCGGGCATTGCACTTCTCCGGTCGGGACCGGAACATGGGATCGCAATGCTTATTTCAAAGTGAATTATCCCAGCTGGGGCTGGGGCACGTGGCCAGCCAATACGGGGCTGCCTTCCAATGCATCCCGTTACGATGTGTATCGCTGGGAAATGGACAATGCCGGCAACTCCGTCGTTGGTGAAACGGTATTGGGTTCCCGTTACGTCACCGGTAACGGCAATAACGCCCGTTACAGCCACGGCGCGGCACAATGTGCAACGCCGGTGACGCCAGGTGGGCTTGTAGCCGACCGGCGCAAGATTACCGTGGCAGTCATCAATTGCGTGGCAGAAGGTGTGAACGGCAGTTCGACCAATGTGCCGGTGACCAAATGGATCGACGCCTTTCTTGTCGAGCCATCGGTCAATCGTCCGCGCACGCATCAGGGCGACGTTTATATAGAGATTGTTGATGTCACCAAGCTAGGGGGCGGTGGCGAAGTGGGACAGGCTGTTCGCAAGGACAAGCCTTATCTGATCGAATGA
- a CDS encoding TadE/TadG family type IV pilus assembly protein, producing MMRRIRNLLRDRRGVASVEMALMTPVVFALMFTCFEGGYYLWTEHKVIKGVRQGARYAARLPFTSYDCASTAPTGTTDIPLDNIKNVVRTGLPSGLAYPKVKGWTNGDITITVSCDSSTTTGLYKDVTGGAPRVMVSTVVTYPAILGLLGFDTSNVKVRAQAQAAVAGV from the coding sequence ATGATGCGCCGGATCCGAAATTTGCTGCGCGATCGTCGCGGCGTTGCCAGTGTCGAAATGGCGCTGATGACGCCAGTGGTCTTCGCGTTGATGTTCACCTGTTTCGAAGGGGGGTATTACCTCTGGACCGAACACAAGGTGATCAAGGGCGTGCGGCAGGGGGCCCGCTATGCGGCGCGGCTGCCGTTCACCAGCTATGATTGCGCGTCGACCGCGCCTACGGGAACGACCGATATCCCGCTCGACAATATCAAGAATGTCGTGCGTACCGGTCTGCCCAGCGGGCTGGCCTATCCCAAGGTGAAGGGTTGGACTAACGGCGATATCACCATTACCGTCAGCTGCGATTCCTCGACAACGACGGGCCTTTACAAGGACGTTACCGGCGGCGCGCCACGCGTGATGGTCAGCACGGTGGTCACCTATCCGGCAATTCTTGGTCTGCTGGGTTTTGATACCAGTAACGTAAAGGTTCGCGCGCAAGCGCAAGCAGCGGTGGCGGGCGTATGA
- a CDS encoding TadE/TadG family type IV pilus assembly protein: MNRPVLLRRLYADKSAASAVEFALVVPVMILFLLGIIDVGRFIWNTNEVEKAVQIGTRWAVATDIIPGDDNANGLKNYSYAINGGVPQGQVVPKSPVSGSSAFPGVVCTSTNAGAVTCTCKASCPFTTATTGDSFDTLVGRMNQIYAGIAPQNVQVDYDWSGLGYSGDPNGSDVDPLVTVTVKDVAFRPIFLAGIFNFGLPDLSYTLTMEDGEGSFSN; the protein is encoded by the coding sequence ATGAACCGGCCTGTTTTACTGCGCCGCCTTTATGCGGACAAAAGCGCTGCCTCGGCAGTCGAATTTGCGCTGGTCGTGCCGGTGATGATCCTGTTCCTGCTGGGCATCATCGATGTCGGCCGCTTTATCTGGAACACCAATGAAGTCGAAAAAGCCGTGCAGATCGGCACGCGCTGGGCGGTGGCGACCGATATTATTCCCGGTGACGACAATGCAAATGGCTTAAAGAACTATAGTTACGCGATAAACGGCGGCGTTCCGCAAGGACAGGTTGTACCGAAATCGCCTGTTTCGGGCAGTTCCGCATTCCCGGGTGTGGTTTGCACCAGCACAAACGCGGGAGCAGTTACCTGTACCTGCAAAGCAAGTTGTCCGTTCACTACGGCAACAACAGGCGATTCTTTTGACACTCTGGTTGGAAGAATGAACCAGATTTATGCAGGAATCGCCCCCCAAAATGTTCAAGTGGATTATGACTGGTCCGGATTGGGATACTCTGGAGATCCTAATGGATCGGATGTTGATCCCCTTGTAACAGTAACGGTTAAGGATGTGGCTTTCCGACCAATCTTCCTTGCAGGAATTTTTAACTTCGGTCTGCCAGACCTCAGCTACACGCTGACCATGGAAGATGGCGAAGGTAGTTTTTCGAATTAA
- a CDS encoding AAA family ATPase: protein MRSELNIAGNSGTELPMNAFVVASPAHIARLDGAVGGNRASKLNTIALDAGQPVPNNVMDQAEMLVLEIDPNSEASLLRMEQVRRERPNLPLLAAVENADLRLVRALLRQGVADVVALPFDFDELFAQVIDAAATNSHSAGMDRLAPMATMVHAVGGMGATTILTHLASAIADDGACGSRVCLIDLDLQFGEVATQMGLTPQNSVLDLLEAGERLDGDLIRDTAVKTKYGHYIVAAPAQITPLEDVDVDRLLRMLTLARREYDYVLLDLPVNWTNWSLSAALACTDMLVLTDQSITGLRQTKRCLELFDMMDVPRDNMRLIVNRAEKKMFQSIGVHEVSDTLHRNVAATIAKDKAGLDSAQDQGILLGEINKKAPFLKDVAKLAEMLCQRHGGED from the coding sequence ATGAGAAGTGAACTCAACATCGCAGGCAATAGCGGGACCGAACTGCCCATGAATGCTTTCGTCGTCGCAAGTCCGGCCCATATCGCACGTCTCGACGGGGCGGTCGGGGGCAACCGGGCAAGCAAGCTCAACACGATCGCACTCGATGCAGGTCAACCCGTTCCGAACAATGTGATGGACCAGGCCGAGATGCTGGTGCTGGAAATCGATCCCAACAGCGAAGCCTCGCTGTTGCGGATGGAGCAGGTGCGCCGCGAACGGCCCAATCTGCCGCTGCTAGCCGCTGTCGAGAACGCCGATCTGCGCCTTGTGCGCGCATTATTACGTCAGGGCGTGGCCGATGTGGTCGCTCTGCCGTTCGATTTCGACGAATTATTCGCGCAGGTCATCGACGCTGCTGCCACCAATAGCCATTCGGCGGGCATGGACCGGCTCGCGCCGATGGCGACCATGGTCCATGCCGTCGGCGGCATGGGGGCGACCACCATTCTGACCCATCTTGCATCGGCGATTGCCGATGACGGCGCGTGTGGTTCGCGCGTCTGCCTGATCGACCTCGACCTGCAATTTGGCGAGGTGGCGACGCAAATGGGTCTTACCCCGCAGAACAGCGTTTTGGACCTGCTGGAAGCGGGCGAACGGCTGGATGGCGACCTGATCCGCGATACTGCGGTGAAGACGAAATACGGCCATTACATCGTCGCGGCGCCCGCCCAGATCACGCCGCTGGAAGACGTGGACGTCGACCGCCTGCTGCGTATGCTCACGCTGGCGCGGCGCGAATATGATTATGTGCTGCTCGACTTGCCGGTGAACTGGACCAACTGGTCGCTGTCCGCCGCGCTGGCCTGCACCGATATGCTGGTGCTGACCGATCAGAGCATCACCGGCCTGCGCCAGACCAAGCGCTGTCTTGAGCTGTTCGACATGATGGATGTGCCGCGCGACAATATGCGGCTGATCGTCAACCGGGCCGAGAAGAAGATGTTCCAGTCGATCGGCGTGCACGAAGTGTCGGACACGCTGCACCGCAATGTCGCCGCGACAATCGCGAAGGACAAGGCCGGACTCGATTCCGCGCAAGATCAGGGGATCCTGCTGGGTGAGATCAATAAGAAGGCGCCCTTCCTAAAGGATGTCGCCAAGCTGGCAGAGATGCTGTGCCAGCGTCATGGGGGTGAAGACTGA
- a CDS encoding CpaF family protein: protein MAALQTLDGEQDESKKRALDLKVSIHRALLDKINLSALEQMPREQIRTEISEIIGEILMQRQEPLNRTERTALVEDVLDELLGLGPLEPLLQDDSITDILVNGPEIVFVERNGLLERAPTEFQNDKHLMRIIQKIVSAVGRRIDESSPFVDARLADGSRVNAIVSPLAVDGSLLSIRKFAKKRIGIDRLIELGSVPEPMAHVMRAVVASRRNVLISGGTGSGKTTLLNAMSSYIDPRERIVTIEDSAELQLQQEHVARLETRPANVEGKGEVTQRELVKNALRMRPDRIIVGEVRAGEAFDMLQAMNTGHDGSMTTVHANTPRDALSRLEQMIGMSGIDMPPRSARAQIASAINVVVQVGRLADGRRRVLSLSELTGMEGETITMQEIYRYKITGRDENNNVIGKFEATGIRPKFHADALSAGINLQPELFRPDFEMGS, encoded by the coding sequence ATGGCGGCGCTGCAAACGCTGGATGGCGAGCAGGACGAGTCGAAAAAGCGGGCGCTCGACCTCAAGGTTTCTATCCACCGGGCCTTGCTCGACAAGATCAACTTGTCCGCGCTGGAACAAATGCCGCGCGAGCAGATCCGGACCGAGATTTCCGAGATCATCGGCGAAATCCTGATGCAGCGGCAAGAGCCGCTCAACCGCACCGAACGCACCGCTCTGGTCGAGGATGTGCTCGACGAATTGCTCGGCCTCGGCCCGTTGGAGCCGTTGCTGCAGGATGATTCGATTACCGATATTCTGGTGAACGGGCCCGAAATCGTTTTCGTGGAACGCAACGGCCTGTTGGAGCGAGCGCCGACCGAGTTCCAGAATGACAAGCATCTGATGCGCATCATTCAGAAGATCGTCAGCGCGGTGGGCCGCCGCATCGACGAATCCTCGCCCTTCGTCGACGCGCGTCTGGCCGACGGTTCGCGCGTAAACGCCATCGTTTCGCCGCTGGCAGTCGACGGATCGCTGCTGTCCATTCGTAAATTCGCCAAAAAGCGTATCGGTATCGACCGGCTGATCGAACTGGGATCGGTGCCCGAACCGATGGCTCATGTGATGCGCGCTGTGGTCGCATCGCGCCGCAACGTGCTGATCTCGGGCGGTACGGGTTCGGGCAAGACGACGCTGCTGAACGCCATGAGTTCTTATATCGATCCGCGCGAACGCATCGTCACGATCGAGGACTCGGCCGAACTTCAGCTGCAGCAGGAACATGTCGCCCGCCTCGAAACGCGCCCCGCCAATGTCGAGGGCAAGGGCGAGGTGACCCAGCGCGAACTGGTCAAGAACGCGCTGCGCATGCGCCCCGACCGGATCATTGTGGGCGAGGTTCGCGCCGGTGAAGCGTTCGACATGTTGCAGGCGATGAACACCGGCCACGACGGGTCGATGACCACGGTGCACGCCAATACGCCGCGCGATGCGCTGTCGCGTCTGGAACAGATGATCGGGATGAGCGGGATCGACATGCCGCCACGCTCGGCGCGCGCGCAGATTGCATCGGCCATCAATGTCGTGGTGCAGGTCGGCCGTCTTGCCGACGGTCGCCGCCGCGTGCTCAGCCTGTCAGAACTGACCGGCATGGAGGGTGAGACGATCACCATGCAGGAAATCTATCGCTACAAGATCACGGGCCGCGACGAGAATAACAATGTCATCGGCAAGTTCGAGGCGACGGGCATCCGGCCCAAGTTCCATGCCGATGCGCTGTCGGCGGGCATTAATCTTCAGCCCGAACTGTTCCGCCCCGACTTCGAGATGGGCTCATGA
- a CDS encoding type II secretion system F family protein produces MIETLLKALTLLAIFGTVFLIVQLGLNYSWSKTAHSRAVNKRLAMIREGTSRDEILARLRKNTPQDHANLPPVFAHMLQKLERTMLAAQVGFTPPQMIMVMGAAFVVLSALLMLLIGGAGFRFTAGTILLSIVLAASASFVLPVMVLSMIATKRRKRVEEQFPIALDVFVRALRAGHPIAAALELLTEEMEDPIGSEFGLVADEVAYGAELTDALTAMAERWDLDDIRMFVVSLSVQNETGGNLAEILQNLSEVIRARASLYMKVRALSSEGRMTGWMLTILPVAAFIGLFMVNPEFYLSVAEDRMFIIGFIVLMVMYVSGFLWIRKIIDLKV; encoded by the coding sequence ATGATCGAGACACTTCTCAAGGCGCTGACGCTGCTGGCGATTTTCGGCACGGTCTTTCTGATCGTGCAACTTGGCCTGAATTACAGCTGGTCGAAAACAGCCCATAGCCGCGCGGTCAACAAGCGGCTGGCGATGATCCGCGAAGGCACCAGCCGCGACGAGATTCTGGCGCGGTTGCGCAAGAACACGCCGCAGGACCATGCCAATCTGCCGCCTGTTTTCGCGCATATGCTGCAAAAGCTGGAGCGCACCATGCTGGCGGCGCAGGTCGGCTTTACCCCGCCGCAGATGATCATGGTGATGGGGGCGGCCTTTGTTGTTCTATCGGCGTTGTTGATGCTGCTGATCGGCGGGGCGGGTTTCCGCTTTACGGCGGGCACGATCCTGCTGTCGATCGTGCTGGCGGCATCGGCTTCATTCGTGCTGCCGGTCATGGTGCTGTCGATGATAGCGACCAAGCGGCGCAAGCGTGTCGAAGAACAGTTTCCCATCGCGCTCGACGTGTTCGTCCGCGCCTTGCGGGCGGGGCATCCGATCGCCGCCGCGCTGGAATTGCTGACCGAGGAAATGGAAGACCCCATCGGCAGCGAATTCGGTTTGGTCGCTGACGAAGTCGCCTATGGCGCAGAGCTGACCGACGCGCTGACCGCCATGGCCGAACGCTGGGACCTTGACGATATACGCATGTTCGTTGTCTCGCTTTCGGTACAGAACGAAACCGGCGGTAATCTTGCCGAAATCCTTCAGAACCTGTCGGAAGTGATCCGCGCCCGTGCCAGCCTGTATATGAAGGTTCGTGCGCTCAGTTCCGAAGGACGCATGACGGGCTGGATGCTGACCATCCTGCCGGTTGCAGCCTTTATCGGCCTGTTCATGGTGAACCCCGAATTCTATCTGTCGGTGGCAGAGGACCGGATGTTCATCATCGGCTTTATCGTGCTGATGGTGATGTATGTTTCCGGGTTCCTGTGGATCCGCAAGATCATCGATCTGAAGGTCTGA
- a CDS encoding type II secretion system F family protein: MIDFILANQTARIATLVGLFAIVAALVYLALGAFSRRSQIRAGLQTLGTDRREAQTAASLRESNNNSAWSNLADMVERTGLSLADTKSERLRDKLIEAGYTHPAAPRIFTLTRLVLPFVLVVGFVLIVYSRPEPPGFFTVYFFGAILGFLGLYLPNIYVQAKADRRREQIVNGFPDCLDLLLVCVEAGLGIEAGMDRVGREMVQSHPLVSQLLSVAVLRLRAGASREEAFRKMADMAGVDEIRSFTTLLVQSDKLGTSISSTLRVYASEMREKRRMRAEEKAHRIPVLISVPLVVCMLPTMIGVLMLPASIRVVRDIFPLMNG; encoded by the coding sequence ATGATTGATTTCATCCTCGCCAACCAGACCGCGCGCATCGCCACGCTTGTTGGTCTGTTCGCGATTGTCGCCGCGCTGGTGTATCTGGCGCTTGGCGCATTCTCGCGTCGGTCGCAGATCCGTGCGGGGCTGCAAACTTTGGGCACCGACCGGCGCGAGGCGCAAACGGCGGCAAGCCTGCGCGAATCAAACAATAATTCGGCGTGGAGCAATCTGGCCGACATGGTCGAGCGCACGGGCCTCAGCCTGGCCGATACGAAGAGCGAGCGCTTGCGCGACAAGCTGATCGAGGCGGGTTACACCCATCCGGCAGCACCGCGGATCTTTACGCTGACGCGGCTGGTGCTGCCTTTCGTGCTGGTGGTCGGCTTTGTGCTGATCGTCTATTCACGGCCCGAACCTCCGGGCTTTTTCACGGTTTATTTCTTTGGCGCGATTTTGGGCTTTCTGGGCCTGTATCTGCCTAATATCTATGTGCAGGCCAAGGCCGACCGGCGGCGCGAGCAAATCGTGAACGGTTTCCCCGATTGCCTCGACCTGCTGCTCGTCTGCGTAGAGGCTGGGCTGGGGATCGAGGCAGGCATGGACCGTGTGGGACGCGAGATGGTTCAGTCTCACCCGCTGGTATCGCAGTTGCTGTCAGTGGCCGTGCTGCGGCTGCGCGCCGGGGCCAGCCGCGAGGAAGCGTTCCGCAAGATGGCCGATATGGCCGGCGTGGACGAAATCCGCTCCTTCACCACGCTGCTGGTGCAATCGGACAAGCTGGGGACGAGCATTTCGTCCACCCTGCGCGTCTATGCCAGCGAAATGCGTGAAAAACGCCGGATGCGCGCCGAGGAAAAGGCGCATCGCATTCCGGTCCTGATTTCCGTGCCGCTTGTGGTATGCATGCTGCCGACGATGATCGGCGTGCTGATGCTGCCCGCGAGCATTCGTGTCGTGCGCGACATTTTCCCGCTGATGAACGGGTAA
- a CDS encoding tetratricopeptide repeat protein, translated as MLKTNTRKAMTATGIVAAALALSGCQAIFGPSTASRGDPQNVDMGDYFEGRLAVGRYYLEKGLTTQAITAFRQASYDPRFAGEAFNGMAIAYDQLGRTDLAHRYFNQAVAAAPNDDRFSRNLARLENRTPVMPDAMPQVQQVEMAQMALPELPAIAAEPELEKRGAITIGAKPATGIAVAGKPASDAVRVSRSEVRVASAAAPVKAAPPVRTAVRAESVSESRAVIARARRSAAARRGYPIRLVFNDNQASLSAQD; from the coding sequence ATGCTGAAAACCAACACCAGAAAGGCCATGACCGCAACGGGGATTGTCGCCGCTGCGCTGGCGCTGTCGGGCTGTCAGGCGATTTTCGGGCCGTCGACCGCGTCTCGCGGCGATCCGCAGAATGTGGATATGGGCGATTATTTCGAAGGCCGCCTCGCGGTCGGGCGCTACTACCTTGAAAAGGGGCTGACGACGCAGGCGATCACCGCTTTCCGGCAGGCGTCCTATGATCCGCGCTTTGCGGGCGAAGCCTTTAACGGCATGGCCATCGCCTATGACCAGCTGGGTCGCACCGATCTGGCGCATCGCTATTTCAACCAGGCCGTGGCTGCAGCGCCGAACGACGACCGCTTTTCGCGCAATCTTGCGCGGCTGGAAAACCGCACACCGGTGATGCCCGATGCGATGCCGCAGGTTCAGCAGGTCGAAATGGCGCAAATGGCGCTGCCCGAACTGCCCGCCATCGCGGCAGAGCCCGAGCTTGAGAAGCGGGGCGCGATCACAATCGGCGCAAAGCCCGCCACCGGCATTGCCGTTGCAGGCAAGCCTGCCAGCGATGCGGTGCGCGTGTCGCGCAGCGAAGTTCGCGTTGCATCCGCCGCTGCGCCGGTCAAAGCCGCACCTCCGGTCCGTACCGCCGTTCGCGCAGAATCCGTCAGTGAAAGCCGGGCGGTGATCGCGCGTGCAAGGCGCAGCGCGGCGGCCCGTCGCGGCTATCCGATCCGCCTCGTCTTCAACGATAATCAGGCATCGCTGTCTGCACAGGACTGA
- a CDS encoding prepilin peptidase, translating to MSFLPAAYLAVFCLLALAGAWTDLRKQIIPNGLNLAVLVVGLVAVPVMFGWMGLAWGLAHFAAALVVGIGLFAIGAWGGGDAKFFAVCALWIPIQHSVAYLVGLGIAGLLLIVAWLVWAKLSGKAVSRKSPLPYGVAIALGGIFAVVSVPALGFWPG from the coding sequence GTGTCATTTCTGCCGGCCGCCTATCTGGCGGTGTTCTGCCTGCTCGCCCTTGCGGGGGCATGGACCGATCTTCGCAAACAGATCATACCCAATGGCCTGAACCTTGCCGTTCTGGTCGTCGGGCTGGTCGCCGTGCCGGTGATGTTCGGCTGGATGGGTCTGGCATGGGGACTGGCGCATTTCGCGGCGGCGCTTGTGGTCGGCATCGGCCTGTTCGCCATTGGCGCATGGGGCGGCGGCGATGCGAAGTTCTTCGCCGTCTGCGCCTTGTGGATTCCGATCCAGCACAGTGTTGCCTATCTGGTCGGACTGGGCATTGCGGGGCTGCTGCTGATTGTCGCATGGCTGGTCTGGGCAAAGCTGAGCGGCAAGGCCGTTTCGCGCAAGAGCCCGCTGCCCTATGGCGTGGCAATTGCACTGGGCGGCATTTTCGCGGTCGTCTCGGTCCCGGCGCTGGGATTCTGGCCCGGCTAA
- a CDS encoding energy transducer TonB, which produces MTLPPRPSNRNGKSRGQRMAVIALVALIHLGAIYALLRAFDIDVLPQSARSIMAFDVGAPQPPPPPPPPPPEPDPEPEGASAPPAPRAEPAPKAAPPPKQVIKPDPPLPVAPAEGTERRSGAADAGSGSGGGGTGFGTGSGGSGSGMGGIVARRAVKIAGDIVDARDYPRSGSKARSGTSVTVYYTVGIDGIPRNCRIARPSGDPEADRITCRLIEQRFRYRPATDRNGNPVPDTTGWRQSFFLGT; this is translated from the coding sequence ATGACCCTTCCGCCCCGTCCTTCGAACCGAAACGGCAAGTCACGCGGACAGCGCATGGCGGTGATCGCGCTGGTGGCGTTGATACATCTGGGCGCGATTTATGCCTTGCTGCGCGCATTCGACATCGATGTGCTGCCGCAATCGGCCCGTTCGATCATGGCCTTCGATGTCGGCGCGCCCCAACCTCCGCCTCCGCCTCCGCCTCCGCCCCCTGAACCCGATCCCGAGCCTGAGGGTGCCAGCGCACCGCCCGCCCCCAGAGCAGAGCCGGCGCCCAAGGCCGCGCCGCCACCCAAGCAGGTGATCAAGCCTGATCCGCCCTTGCCTGTCGCTCCGGCCGAGGGAACCGAAAGACGCTCGGGCGCGGCAGATGCAGGCAGCGGATCGGGCGGCGGCGGCACCGGTTTCGGAACGGGCAGCGGTGGATCGGGCAGCGGCATGGGAGGCATTGTCGCCCGCCGCGCGGTCAAGATCGCGGGCGATATTGTCGATGCGCGCGATTATCCGCGAAGTGGCAGCAAGGCACGATCGGGCACGTCGGTCACCGTTTATTACACCGTGGGCATCGATGGCATCCCACGCAATTGCCGGATCGCCAGACCCAGCGGCGATCCGGAAGCGGATCGCATAACATGTCGCCTGATCGAACAAAGATTTCGTTACAGACCTGCCACCGATCGAAATGGCAATCCTGTCCCCGATACTACCGGATGGCGGCAGTCTTTCTTTCTGGGTACTTAG